One Maribacter dokdonensis DSW-8 genomic region harbors:
- the exaC gene encoding acetaldehyde dehydrogenase ExaC, producing the protein MSTTATVEKDVLQKPKFKNQYENYIGGKWVAPSKGEYFENISPVDGKSFTKIPRSTSEDIEKAIDAAWEAAPSWNSSSATERSNMLLRIADKIEQNLEVLARAETWDNGKAIRETRAADLPLAVDHFRYFAGVIRAEEGSVSELDANTVALNVTEPLGVVGQIIPWNFPLLMATWKLAPALAAGNCVVLKPAEQTPVGILILMEIIEGILPDGVLNIVNGFGAEAGKPLASSPRINKIAFTGETTTGQLIMQYASKNITPVTLELGGKSPNIFFESIMDADDEFFDKCLEGANMFALNQGEVCTCPSRMLVQESIYEKFIERVIERTKAIKMGHPLDPNTMMGAQASNDQFEKILSYINIGKEEGCEVLTGGAQAYNEGLEGGYYVQPTILKGNNKMRVFQEEIFGPVLCVTTFKDEAEAIEIANDTLYGLGAGVWTRDTHQAYQISRAIKAGRVWVNCYHLYPAHAPFGGYKKSGIGRENHKMMLAHYRQTKNMLISYDKKKMGFF; encoded by the coding sequence ATGAGCACAACAGCAACTGTAGAAAAAGACGTACTTCAAAAACCCAAATTTAAAAATCAATATGAAAATTATATTGGTGGCAAATGGGTAGCCCCAAGTAAAGGAGAATACTTTGAAAATATTTCTCCGGTAGACGGTAAATCGTTTACAAAAATTCCGAGATCAACATCTGAAGATATTGAAAAGGCAATTGATGCCGCATGGGAAGCTGCACCTTCATGGAATTCATCTTCTGCGACCGAAAGAAGCAATATGCTATTAAGGATTGCCGATAAAATAGAACAAAACCTTGAGGTGTTGGCTAGAGCCGAAACTTGGGACAACGGTAAAGCCATTAGAGAAACACGCGCAGCAGATTTACCTTTGGCTGTAGACCATTTTAGATATTTTGCAGGTGTCATTAGAGCAGAAGAAGGCTCGGTCAGTGAATTGGATGCTAACACTGTGGCATTGAACGTTACTGAACCATTAGGCGTCGTTGGTCAAATTATACCTTGGAACTTCCCTCTACTAATGGCAACATGGAAACTGGCTCCGGCTTTAGCTGCAGGTAACTGTGTAGTATTAAAACCAGCAGAGCAAACACCCGTGGGAATCTTAATATTAATGGAAATTATTGAAGGAATATTACCTGACGGAGTACTTAATATCGTAAACGGATTTGGTGCTGAGGCAGGTAAACCTTTGGCATCTAGCCCTAGAATAAACAAAATAGCCTTTACCGGTGAAACAACAACAGGTCAATTAATTATGCAATACGCATCAAAAAACATTACCCCTGTTACTCTTGAACTTGGTGGAAAGTCACCGAACATTTTCTTTGAGAGTATTATGGACGCCGATGATGAATTCTTTGACAAATGTTTGGAAGGTGCCAATATGTTCGCCTTAAACCAAGGCGAAGTCTGTACTTGTCCTTCTAGAATGTTGGTACAAGAAAGTATTTACGAAAAATTCATTGAACGTGTAATTGAGCGTACTAAAGCTATTAAAATGGGGCATCCTCTAGACCCCAATACCATGATGGGCGCACAAGCATCAAACGATCAATTTGAAAAAATACTTAGCTATATCAATATAGGAAAAGAAGAAGGTTGTGAAGTTCTTACAGGAGGCGCACAAGCCTATAATGAAGGTTTGGAAGGTGGATATTACGTACAACCGACTATTTTAAAAGGAAATAACAAAATGCGCGTTTTTCAGGAAGAAATTTTTGGCCCCGTACTTTGTGTAACCACTTTCAAAGATGAAGCAGAGGCTATAGAAATTGCAAATGACACCCTATATGGATTGGGAGCTGGCGTTTGGACACGTGATACCCACCAGGCATACCAGATTTCAAGAGCCATAAAAGCCGGTAGAGTTTGGGTAAATTGCTATCACCTATATCCTGCACATGCACCATTTGGTGGATACAAAAAATCAGGTATCGGTAGGGAAAACCATAAAATGATGTTGGCACACTATCGCCAAACCAAAAACATGCTTATTTCTTACGATAAGAAAAAAATGGGATTCTTTTAA
- a CDS encoding DUF779 domain-containing protein, producing the protein MKTKRVLVTKKAAEVIAQLKEKHGELMFHQSGGCCDGSSPMCFEKGDLMLDDNDVWLGTIEGCDFHMSKDQFEYWKHTQLTVDVTPGIGSSFSLEIPLGLRFLIKSRLYSEEEAEHLEPIRIGA; encoded by the coding sequence ATGAAGACAAAAAGAGTTTTGGTAACTAAAAAAGCCGCAGAAGTAATTGCACAGCTAAAAGAGAAACACGGTGAACTTATGTTCCACCAAAGTGGCGGTTGCTGTGACGGTTCCTCACCCATGTGTTTTGAAAAAGGCGATTTAATGCTGGATGACAACGATGTTTGGCTTGGCACTATTGAAGGTTGCGACTTTCATATGTCAAAAGATCAGTTTGAATATTGGAAACACACCCAGCTGACTGTTGATGTTACCCCAGGTATTGGCTCTAGTTTTTCATTGGAAATCCCGTTAGGTCTTCGATTTTTAATCAAATCTAGGTTATACTCCGAAGAAGAGGCCGAACATTTAGAACCCATAAGAATAGGAGCCTAA
- the yidD gene encoding membrane protein insertion efficiency factor YidD, with protein MSFKKILIAPFVFLVRFYQVVISPYTPATCRYSPTCSQYTLEALKKHGLFKGGWMATKRIFSCNPWGGKGYDPVP; from the coding sequence ATTTCCTTTAAAAAAATCCTTATTGCTCCTTTCGTATTTCTAGTCCGGTTTTACCAAGTGGTAATTTCCCCTTATACCCCAGCAACATGTAGATACTCCCCTACTTGTTCTCAATACACGTTAGAAGCATTAAAAAAACATGGTCTTTTTAAAGGAGGATGGATGGCAACAAAGCGTATTTTTAGCTGCAATCCTTGGGGTGGAAAAGGCTATGACCCAGTTCCCTAA
- the lgt gene encoding prolipoprotein diacylglyceryl transferase — translation MHFLGITWNPNETLFNIGFIQIKYYNLLWITAFALGWFLMKKIFLNEKKSVEQLDSLFIYTVLSTMLGARLGHVFFYDWAYYSNHLIEILIPVRESDTGSLFFGLIDGYEFTGFTGLASHGATLGIIIGTYLYTRKYPEFNMLWIFDRMVIPVAIGAFCVRLGNFFNSEINGKVVDENFIFATKFIRDSDDLHPSKALGITQEKTLNAAYAAIENNPQFSQYLAEIPYRHPAQLYEGIGYIFIFILLYFLYWKTDKKNKTGYLFGLFFVLLWTVRFFAEFVKKSQGGFEESLGLLSTGQWLSIPFILVGFYFMFRKTKTT, via the coding sequence ATGCATTTCTTAGGAATTACTTGGAATCCGAACGAGACACTTTTCAATATTGGTTTCATTCAAATAAAGTATTACAATCTACTTTGGATAACCGCCTTCGCCTTAGGTTGGTTTCTTATGAAAAAGATTTTTCTTAACGAGAAAAAATCGGTAGAACAATTAGATTCCCTATTCATATACACCGTTCTAAGCACTATGTTAGGGGCAAGATTAGGTCATGTGTTTTTTTATGACTGGGCATATTACTCTAATCACCTTATTGAGATTTTAATACCTGTACGTGAAAGTGATACTGGCAGTCTATTTTTTGGTTTAATAGATGGTTATGAATTTACCGGCTTTACTGGTCTAGCCAGTCATGGAGCTACACTTGGTATTATAATTGGCACCTATTTGTATACAAGAAAATATCCTGAATTTAACATGTTATGGATTTTTGACAGAATGGTAATACCTGTTGCCATTGGGGCTTTTTGCGTTCGTTTAGGTAATTTTTTCAACTCTGAGATCAACGGCAAAGTGGTAGATGAAAATTTCATTTTTGCCACAAAGTTTATTCGGGATTCAGATGACTTACACCCATCAAAAGCATTGGGTATTACCCAAGAGAAAACACTAAACGCCGCTTATGCCGCTATAGAAAACAACCCACAGTTTTCTCAATATCTAGCAGAAATTCCATACCGCCATCCAGCACAATTATATGAAGGAATAGGTTATATTTTCATTTTTATTCTGTTGTATTTTCTATATTGGAAAACAGATAAAAAGAACAAAACCGGTTATTTATTCGGGCTGTTCTTCGTATTACTTTGGACAGTTCGTTTCTTCGCTGAATTCGTTAAGAAAAGTCAAGGCGGATTTGAAGAATCGTTAGGTTTACTATCTACCGGTCAATGGTTAAGTATCCCCTTTATACTAGTAGGTTTCTATTTCATGTTCAGAAAAACAAAAACTACGTAA
- a CDS encoding DUF192 domain-containing protein, whose translation MFSKINKGLIVVATIATLAFSCKEESKKTIATETIDFTHEGDLTIFLNSSDTVKTKFNIEFAETDYETQTGLMYRKGMAINEGMLFIFPDETMHSFYMKNTEFPLDIIYIKENLKIASFQENAQPLNEDGLSSQVPIKYVLEVNAGLSQELGLSIGDSISFSRK comes from the coding sequence ATGTTCAGTAAAATAAATAAAGGCTTGATAGTAGTGGCTACCATAGCTACTTTAGCTTTTTCATGCAAGGAAGAATCTAAAAAGACCATAGCTACAGAAACTATTGATTTTACACATGAAGGAGATTTAACTATTTTTCTAAACTCCAGTGACACCGTTAAAACCAAATTCAATATTGAATTTGCCGAGACAGATTATGAAACCCAAACCGGACTAATGTACCGAAAAGGTATGGCAATCAATGAAGGTATGTTATTCATTTTTCCTGATGAAACAATGCATTCTTTTTACATGAAGAACACAGAGTTTCCATTAGATATCATCTATATAAAAGAAAATTTGAAAATTGCCAGTTTTCAAGAAAATGCACAACCACTAAATGAAGATGGTTTATCTTCACAAGTACCCATAAAATACGTACTAGAGGTCAATGCAGGTCTATCCCAAGAATTGGGCTTATCTATTGGTGATAGCATTAGTTTTAGCAGAAAGTAA
- a CDS encoding GNAT family N-acetyltransferase, whose product MPAYVLFNEESDRLLFKEVKPLDFEHWLPFHEEPLSSQYWSGLPNDPRVACEEQFQRIFERYKANLGGLNALFLKGTNTLVGLCGVLLQQVDGKQEFEIGYSILPEYWRKGFAFEAAEKCKHIAFEKKWTNSLISIIQVDNIPSQKTALKNGMFIDFTTTYHNNTVHIYRINAK is encoded by the coding sequence ATGCCAGCATATGTTTTATTCAATGAAGAATCTGATCGTTTACTTTTTAAAGAAGTTAAACCATTAGATTTTGAACACTGGCTACCATTTCATGAAGAACCATTAAGCAGCCAATACTGGTCTGGACTACCAAACGACCCTAGAGTTGCCTGCGAAGAACAGTTTCAAAGAATCTTTGAGAGATATAAGGCAAACCTAGGTGGTTTAAATGCTTTATTTTTAAAAGGCACCAATACCTTGGTTGGACTCTGTGGTGTTCTATTACAACAGGTTGATGGTAAACAAGAGTTTGAAATTGGTTATTCCATTCTACCAGAATATTGGCGAAAAGGTTTCGCATTTGAGGCTGCAGAAAAGTGCAAACATATAGCATTTGAAAAAAAATGGACAAACAGTTTAATTTCAATTATACAGGTAGATAATATTCCATCGCAAAAAACGGCATTGAAAAATGGTATGTTTATAGATTTTACCACCACTTACCATAATAACACAGTTCATATTTATAGAATAAACGCAAAATGA
- a CDS encoding ATP-binding cassette domain-containing protein — MNHWVIYLDNNSNKKGFIKDFQQGRTPIELQYFKQKTGRLFSHFTLEKLIDEEDKHDIEIISSAGQSLKTMSSGEQKRALLHYLLNERPDYIILDNPFDNLDISFQENLKTILENHSKHISFIQLASRKEDTLSFINHYGSIIKNNFQVIESPLSAEIQIPESFTTITVPQSGIDFINLPNMLINFKDVSISYGEKKILNSINWTVNKGDFWQLSGTNGSGKSTILSMIFGDNPKAYGQNIHLFGSKKGSGESVWDIKKKIGYYAPAMTDKFSGRHSIENMLISGLNDSVGLYVKPTAFQQRIIKQWLALLDLYDIKNTFFNTLSTGKQRLVMTARAMVKQPPLLILDEPTAGMDDDSAALLVALVNKFAKETNTAIIFVSHRKEKGLKPKQTFYLTPHETGSTGSIK; from the coding sequence ATGAATCATTGGGTAATATATTTAGACAACAACTCAAACAAGAAAGGTTTCATTAAAGATTTTCAACAAGGAAGAACACCTATTGAACTCCAATATTTTAAACAAAAAACAGGAAGACTTTTCTCTCATTTTACCCTAGAAAAATTAATAGACGAGGAAGATAAACATGACATTGAGATAATTAGTAGTGCCGGGCAATCGTTAAAAACCATGTCTAGTGGAGAGCAAAAAAGAGCCTTGTTACATTACTTGCTTAATGAACGGCCAGATTATATAATACTAGATAATCCTTTTGATAATTTGGACATTTCCTTTCAAGAAAATCTTAAAACCATACTTGAAAATCACTCAAAGCATATTTCCTTTATTCAACTGGCCAGTAGAAAAGAAGACACGCTTTCTTTTATCAACCATTATGGCAGTATTATAAAGAATAACTTTCAAGTTATAGAAAGTCCGCTTTCTGCCGAAATCCAAATCCCAGAAAGCTTTACAACCATCACCGTTCCACAATCGGGTATTGACTTTATTAACTTGCCTAATATGTTGATCAATTTTAAAGATGTAAGTATTTCCTATGGTGAAAAGAAAATATTAAACAGTATTAATTGGACAGTGAACAAAGGTGACTTTTGGCAACTATCAGGCACCAATGGCAGTGGTAAATCTACTATACTTTCCATGATTTTTGGTGACAACCCAAAAGCCTATGGTCAAAACATTCACCTATTTGGCAGTAAAAAAGGTAGTGGTGAAAGTGTATGGGACATCAAGAAAAAGATAGGTTATTACGCCCCTGCGATGACCGATAAGTTCAGCGGAAGACACTCAATAGAAAATATGCTTATCTCTGGTTTAAATGATTCTGTAGGCTTATATGTAAAGCCAACAGCGTTTCAGCAAAGAATAATTAAGCAATGGCTGGCACTATTAGACCTTTACGATATTAAAAATACTTTTTTCAATACTTTATCTACGGGTAAACAAAGACTGGTCATGACGGCACGCGCCATGGTAAAGCAACCTCCATTATTAATATTAGATGAACCCACAGCAGGTATGGATGATGATTCCGCTGCATTGTTAGTAGCTTTGGTCAACAAATTTGCAAAAGAGACAAACACCGCGATCATCTTTGTTTCCCATAGAAAAGAAAAAGGTCTAAAACCAAAACAAACCTTTTACCTTACTCCACATGAAACTGGTTCAACAGGTAGTATAAAATAG
- the secDF gene encoding protein translocase subunit SecDF: MQNKGLIKLFALLFGLVSIYQLSYTFVTSKVEKEANTFAASRVSEAEEGYVAKREMIAASYLDSIGNNTVFGYTNYNEAKKKELNKGLDLKGGINVTLQISVKDILKGLANNTKSPVFNKALADADAASKNSDDTYIELFFEAFDAIKGDTKLASPDIFATKSLVDGNEITPNMPDSDAKSVIRRKIDESIVSAFEVLRERIDGFGVTQPNIQREGNSGRILVELPGARDIARAQDLLSSTAQLEFWETYKQSNTSFSTFLIQANEKLKEIVEVKEPEQVKEESELDSLLSDVSADSLDLATQVNPLYELLIPANPGSNAMFRAAIKDTATIGSYFRMPEIRRLLPADIQFTKFVWERPSSEDTEVIDLYALKSNRDGTPRISGDVVSDARADFDQFSKPAVSMTMNTKGAKEWEKLTGDAYSNQTGIAIVLDNKVYTAPGVSSGPISGGRSEITGDFTVNETKDISNVLRAGKLPASAEIIQSEIVGPSLGQEAIDSGFMSFLIAMAIVLLWMIAYYGKAGAFADVALLLNILLIFGVLTSLNAVLTLPGIAGIVLTIGMSVDANVLIFERIKEELAKGKGKSQAVADGFGNALSSILDANITTGLTAIILFVFGSGPIKGFATTLLIGIITSLFTAIFITRLLVDWYIGGKGRSLDFSTGITKNLFKGINIDFLIKRKIAYVVSGILVAVGLFSLFFGPGLQQGVDFVGGRSYTVRFEQPVNPSEIASELNTVFGSGTNVKTYGESNQVKITTPYKVDVEGIEVDTEIQDKLYTSLQKYLPDGISKDAFVLGGVDDEAVGILQSVKVGPTIADDIKNNAFLAILGSLAVVFLYILFRFRRWQFSLGAVVAVFHDVLIVLGVFSIFGKLMPFNMEIDQAFIAAILTVIGYSLNDTVVVFDRIRETLAERGWKGGSNINYAINSTLSRTLNTSLTTLIVLLAIFIFGGESLRGFMFAMIVGVVVGTYSSVFIATPVMFDALSKKITSGKE; the protein is encoded by the coding sequence ATGCAGAATAAGGGACTTATAAAGCTATTTGCTTTATTATTCGGGTTAGTTAGTATTTACCAGCTATCCTATACTTTTGTTACAAGCAAAGTAGAAAAAGAAGCGAATACCTTCGCGGCCAGTCGTGTGTCTGAGGCAGAAGAGGGTTACGTGGCAAAGCGAGAAATGATAGCGGCAAGCTATCTTGATTCTATCGGTAATAATACCGTTTTTGGCTACACCAATTATAATGAGGCTAAAAAGAAAGAATTGAACAAAGGTCTTGACCTTAAAGGGGGTATAAATGTTACCCTTCAAATTTCAGTAAAGGACATCCTAAAAGGATTGGCTAATAATACAAAGAGTCCTGTTTTCAACAAGGCTTTGGCAGATGCCGATGCAGCCTCTAAAAATAGCGATGATACGTATATTGAACTTTTCTTTGAAGCTTTTGACGCTATAAAGGGAGATACTAAATTGGCTTCACCAGATATCTTTGCCACAAAAAGTTTGGTTGATGGTAATGAAATTACTCCTAACATGCCTGATAGTGATGCAAAATCTGTTATCCGTAGAAAAATAGATGAGTCCATCGTTTCTGCTTTTGAGGTACTAAGAGAACGTATAGATGGTTTTGGTGTTACACAGCCAAACATTCAAAGAGAAGGTAATTCTGGTCGTATATTGGTAGAGTTACCAGGTGCAAGAGATATTGCTCGTGCGCAAGATCTTTTATCAAGTACTGCTCAATTAGAGTTTTGGGAAACGTATAAGCAAAGCAATACCAGTTTTAGTACATTCTTAATTCAAGCGAATGAAAAGCTAAAAGAAATAGTTGAAGTAAAAGAACCGGAGCAAGTTAAAGAAGAGTCAGAGTTAGATTCTTTGTTGTCCGATGTTTCTGCAGATTCTTTGGATTTGGCAACACAAGTGAATCCTTTGTATGAGTTATTGATTCCTGCTAACCCAGGTTCAAATGCAATGTTTCGTGCGGCTATAAAAGATACTGCTACTATTGGTTCTTATTTTAGAATGCCAGAAATTAGAAGATTGTTGCCTGCTGATATCCAGTTTACAAAGTTTGTATGGGAAAGACCATCTTCAGAAGATACCGAGGTTATTGATTTATATGCATTAAAATCTAACCGCGATGGTACGCCAAGAATTAGTGGTGATGTTGTAAGTGATGCTAGAGCGGATTTTGATCAGTTCAGTAAGCCTGCAGTTTCAATGACCATGAATACCAAAGGAGCTAAAGAATGGGAAAAATTAACAGGTGATGCTTATAGCAATCAAACAGGTATAGCTATTGTTTTGGATAACAAAGTGTACACTGCTCCTGGTGTTTCTTCTGGTCCTATCTCTGGTGGTCGTTCAGAAATTACCGGAGACTTTACCGTAAACGAAACAAAAGATATTTCTAACGTACTTAGAGCCGGTAAACTTCCTGCTTCTGCAGAAATTATTCAGTCAGAGATTGTTGGTCCTTCTTTAGGTCAAGAAGCTATTGATAGTGGTTTTATGTCTTTCTTGATCGCTATGGCGATTGTTCTATTATGGATGATCGCATATTATGGTAAAGCAGGTGCTTTCGCAGATGTTGCTTTGTTATTGAACATCTTGTTGATATTTGGTGTGTTAACCAGTTTGAATGCTGTGTTGACTCTACCTGGTATCGCAGGTATCGTATTAACGATCGGTATGTCTGTTGATGCCAACGTACTTATCTTTGAACGTATTAAAGAGGAATTGGCAAAAGGTAAAGGTAAAAGTCAAGCCGTTGCAGATGGTTTTGGTAATGCATTGTCATCAATCTTAGATGCGAACATTACTACAGGTTTAACTGCAATCATATTATTCGTTTTTGGATCAGGACCAATTAAAGGTTTTGCAACAACGTTATTGATCGGTATTATAACTTCTTTATTTACCGCAATATTCATCACCCGTCTTTTGGTTGATTGGTATATTGGAGGAAAAGGTAGAAGCTTGGATTTCTCAACCGGAATTACAAAAAACCTATTCAAGGGAATCAATATCGATTTCTTGATCAAGAGAAAGATAGCTTATGTTGTTTCTGGAATATTGGTTGCCGTAGGCTTATTCTCTTTGTTCTTTGGTCCTGGATTACAACAAGGTGTTGACTTTGTGGGCGGTCGTTCTTACACTGTTCGTTTTGAGCAGCCTGTTAACCCTTCCGAAATTGCATCAGAATTAAATACCGTATTTGGTAGTGGAACTAACGTGAAAACTTACGGAGAGTCTAACCAAGTAAAAATAACTACTCCTTATAAAGTTGATGTTGAAGGAATAGAGGTAGATACTGAAATTCAAGATAAGTTATACACTTCTTTACAAAAATACTTGCCAGACGGTATAAGTAAAGATGCTTTTGTTTTAGGAGGTGTTGATGATGAGGCAGTAGGAATATTGCAATCTGTAAAGGTTGGTCCTACCATTGCAGATGATATTAAGAATAATGCCTTTTTGGCAATTTTAGGTTCATTGGCAGTAGTGTTCTTATACATCTTATTCAGATTTAGAAGATGGCAGTTCTCATTGGGTGCCGTTGTTGCGGTATTCCATGATGTATTGATCGTTTTAGGTGTGTTCTCTATATTTGGAAAGCTAATGCCATTTAACATGGAAATAGATCAAGCATTTATTGCGGCTATTTTGACAGTAATCGGTTACTCATTGAATGATACGGTGGTAGTATTTGACCGTATTCGTGAGACTTTGGCAGAACGCGGCTGGAAAGGCGGTTCTAACATTAACTATGCAATAAACAGTACGTTAAGTAGAACGTTGAATACTTCTTTGACTACCTTAATTGTACTTTTGGCCATCTTTATATTTGGTGGAGAATCATTAAGAGGATTTATGTTCGCAATGATCGTAGGTGTTGTTGTAGGTACTTACTCTTCTGTATTTATTGCAACTCCTGTAATGTTCGATGCGTTGAGCAAGAAAATTACTTCTGGTAAAGAGTAA
- a CDS encoding malate dehydrogenase, giving the protein MKVTVVGAGAVGASCAEYIAIKDFASEVVILDIKEGYAEGKAMDLMQTASLNGFDTKITGSTNDYSKTADSHVAVITSGIPRKPGMTREELIGINAGIVKTVSSNLLEHSPNVIIIVVSNPMDTMTYLVHKTTGLPKNRIIGMGGALDSARFKYRLAEAMEAPISDIDGMVIGGHSDTGMVPLISHATRNSIRVSEFLSEERLQQVADDTKVGGATLTKLLGTSAWYAPGAAVSSMVQAIACDQKKMFPCSTLLDGEYGLKDICIGVPVILGKDGIEKVVDIPLSDAEKTKMKESAAGVSKTNGLLEL; this is encoded by the coding sequence ATGAAAGTTACAGTAGTTGGTGCTGGTGCAGTAGGTGCTAGTTGTGCAGAATACATTGCCATTAAAGATTTTGCATCAGAAGTGGTTATTTTGGACATTAAAGAAGGCTATGCGGAAGGTAAAGCAATGGATTTAATGCAAACTGCGTCATTAAACGGTTTTGATACCAAAATAACAGGTAGCACAAACGATTATTCTAAAACGGCCGATAGTCATGTTGCGGTAATTACATCTGGTATTCCAAGAAAACCAGGTATGACCAGAGAAGAATTGATCGGTATTAATGCAGGAATCGTAAAAACGGTTTCTAGCAATCTTTTAGAGCATTCTCCTAATGTCATCATTATCGTAGTAAGTAACCCTATGGATACTATGACGTACTTGGTACATAAAACTACTGGTTTACCAAAGAACAGAATAATAGGTATGGGTGGTGCTTTAGACAGCGCACGTTTTAAGTATCGTTTAGCAGAGGCTATGGAAGCTCCTATTTCTGATATAGACGGTATGGTAATTGGTGGTCATAGTGATACTGGTATGGTGCCATTAATATCTCACGCAACCAGAAATAGCATACGTGTTTCGGAATTCTTATCAGAAGAAAGATTACAACAAGTAGCGGATGATACTAAAGTAGGTGGTGCTACATTGACCAAGTTGTTAGGTACTAGCGCTTGGTATGCTCCTGGTGCAGCAGTTTCTTCTATGGTACAAGCAATTGCTTGCGATCAGAAGAAAATGTTCCCTTGTTCTACATTACTTGATGGTGAATACGGTCTTAAAGATATCTGTATAGGTGTTCCTGTAATTTTAGGTAAAGACGGTATTGAGAAAGTAGTTGATATACCTTTAAGTGATGCTGAAAAAACTAAAATGAAGGAAAGTGCTGCTGGTGTAAGTAAAACTAACGGACTTTTAGAGCTGTAG
- a CDS encoding DUF6588 family protein, protein MKNLFTCVFLGTCLTTAAQADFNNVLAAGVEDAERFTTDYMAPLSESVVYSMSTGWYNTADAKPLGGFEISIIGNITGFKNKEDKKTFILDPSDYENLDFVENPGVAREVSTALGDISGTQVYVEGEVLGVTVRETFELPSGLAGENIDFVPSGYLQASVGVIKGTEIKARFLPKIEYEDASIGLFGLGIQHDFTKLLPADKILPVAISAVIGYTNINGDYDLSNARLIEGENQRIEAEISSWAFGAVVSTKLPIINFYGGVNYITGKSVTDVLGTYRVNSGPFESETYEDPFSIVKKVNGVTGTLGTKLKLGFFRLNAEYNLGEFNTATVGINFGFR, encoded by the coding sequence ATGAAGAATTTATTTACGTGTGTTTTTCTAGGGACATGTTTAACTACTGCTGCTCAGGCAGATTTTAATAATGTACTAGCTGCCGGAGTTGAAGATGCAGAACGATTTACGACCGATTATATGGCACCACTCTCAGAAAGTGTGGTATACAGTATGTCAACCGGGTGGTATAATACTGCGGATGCAAAACCTTTGGGCGGATTTGAAATTTCTATCATAGGTAATATCACGGGCTTTAAGAACAAGGAGGATAAGAAAACTTTTATCCTAGATCCCAGTGATTATGAGAATTTAGATTTTGTGGAAAACCCAGGTGTGGCTAGAGAAGTATCCACGGCTTTAGGGGATATTTCTGGAACTCAGGTTTATGTAGAAGGTGAGGTATTGGGGGTAACCGTTAGAGAAACATTTGAGCTGCCATCGGGCTTGGCAGGTGAAAATATCGACTTTGTACCATCGGGTTATTTGCAAGCAAGTGTTGGTGTTATAAAGGGAACTGAAATTAAAGCAAGGTTTTTGCCTAAAATTGAATATGAAGATGCATCTATAGGACTATTTGGCTTAGGTATACAACACGATTTTACGAAATTGTTGCCTGCGGATAAAATTTTACCAGTGGCAATTTCTGCCGTTATTGGGTATACGAATATCAATGGTGATTATGATTTAAGTAATGCCAGGTTAATAGAAGGTGAAAATCAACGTATAGAGGCAGAAATCAGTAGTTGGGCATTTGGTGCTGTAGTATCTACAAAGTTGCCTATCATTAATTTTTATGGAGGTGTAAATTATATTACTGGTAAGTCGGTAACAGATGTTTTAGGAACGTACAGAGTTAATAGTGGACCATTTGAATCTGAAACTTATGAAGATCCTTTTTCGATCGTAAAAAAAGTAAATGGGGTAACAGGTACTTTGGGAACGAAACTAAAATTAGGTTTCTTTAGGCTGAATGCTGAGTATAATCTAGGAGAATTCAATACTGCTACTGTAGGTATAAACTTTGGTTTTAGGTAA